In Hwangdonia lutea, a single window of DNA contains:
- a CDS encoding M14 family zinc carboxypeptidase: protein MKKNTLIFVLFTLMAQITFSQDISKLKAEKYLSSKGEVTFTFKVDSKNDIDKHSRDFSIVHYDPKTKTVKAWANEKQFRIFESKNIPFEVPKSENEVDEAVIYDNSSKIKKGNLAGKSKANTLTFPVSSYPTYAEYAQQMQDFEDDYPTLVDKFSIGTTTQGDKELLFVKISDNVGTDEQEPKLMFTSSMHGDEIAGYPMMLSLINYILTVYTDTGHADHARVKNLVENAEIWINPSANPDGTYHNSPGNTSVTGSRRGNANNVDLNRNYPDNVQGAHTDGNAYQVETLAFMALADANHFVISANFHGGTELVNYPFDNAYTSQYTHPDGDWFEYTGIQYATHAQNDSDALGDTTYMTADDDSDVYPSPGVTHGAEWYRVYGGRQDYMNFYHQCKEITVELSDTKILPESQLVNYWLYNRDALLDFLTQGTYGFTGVVKDANTNNPIEATVTIVGHDAYGSHTYSDATHGDFYRPIKGGGDTDPNTTGDNNATVTYDILFEADCYQSFTLTNQSIANDQKVVLPDVLLVPTTSAVPTSLAASSINSTSATMTWSSGSGATFDLRYREIGAPTWIDVLGISSSTSDLSGLSSSTNYEVQVRSVCDSSTSSYTSSTNFSTTAVSYCASLGNNAGATDEYISNVQVKTINNSTGNDQYSDYTAQIANVVLGESVSISITPTWGGTLYDEAYSVWIDYNANGDFTDSGEQVWTQSATQTTPVSGNFTIPLSATLGSTRMRVSMKYNGLPTSCESFQYGEVEDYTINITSNLTTWYQDSDGDGFGNAALTQDAVSQPVGYVANNTDCDDGNAAINAPVTYYVDADGDGFGSTTTAEICATSAPAGYSDNNTDCDDGNAAINSPVTYYVDADGDGFGSTTTAELCATSAPAGYSDNNTDCDDGNAAINAPVTYYVDADGDGFGSTTTAELCATSAPAGYADNNTDCDDGNAAINSPVTYYVDADGDGFGSTTTAELCATSAPAGYADNNTDCDDGNAAINAPVTYYVDADGDGFGSTTTAELCATSAPGGYSDNNTDCDDGNAAINSPVTYYVDADGDGFGSTTTAEICATSAPAGYSNNNTDCDDGNAAINSPVTYYVDADGDGFGSTTTAELCATSAPAGYADNNTDCDDGNAAINSPVTYYVDADGDGFGSTTTAELCATSAPAGYSDNNTDCDDGNAAINSPVTYYVDADGDGFGSTTTAELCATTAPAGYSDNNTDCDDGNAAINSPVTYYVDADGDGFGSTTTAELCATSAPAGYSDNNTDCDDGNAAINSPVTYYVDADGDGFGSTTTAEICATSAPAGYSDNNTDCDDGNAAINSPVTYYVDADGDGFGSTTTAELCATSAPAGYSDNNTDCDDGNAAINSPVTYYVDADGDGFGSTTTAELCATSAPAGYSDNNTDCDDGNAAINPGTAEIPGNGIDDDCNAGTPDGTLGIDDDFNENNVLITPNPFNGNIRIKLPHSYNNSEFTIKIYDLNGRLVVDKQYSRISGTINISSLNNLEQAPYLLKVINNKTGASLMKRLIKY from the coding sequence ATGAAAAAAAATACTCTCATTTTTGTGCTGTTTACATTGATGGCACAAATTACTTTCTCTCAAGACATTAGTAAACTTAAGGCTGAAAAATATCTTTCTAGTAAAGGCGAGGTCACATTTACTTTTAAAGTTGATAGCAAAAACGACATTGATAAACACTCAAGGGATTTTTCAATTGTACATTACGACCCTAAGACAAAAACTGTTAAAGCTTGGGCTAATGAAAAACAATTTAGAATATTCGAATCCAAAAACATTCCTTTTGAAGTTCCAAAAAGTGAAAATGAAGTAGATGAAGCGGTTATATATGATAATTCTTCAAAAATCAAAAAAGGTAATTTAGCAGGAAAAAGTAAAGCTAATACACTTACTTTCCCTGTGTCTAGTTATCCAACTTATGCAGAGTACGCACAACAAATGCAAGATTTTGAAGATGACTACCCCACTTTAGTTGATAAGTTTAGTATTGGAACAACCACTCAAGGTGATAAAGAATTATTATTTGTAAAAATATCAGATAATGTTGGTACCGATGAGCAAGAGCCAAAACTCATGTTCACTTCATCAATGCATGGAGACGAGATTGCCGGTTACCCGATGATGCTTAGTTTAATAAATTATATACTAACCGTTTATACAGATACGGGACATGCCGATCATGCTAGAGTAAAAAACTTGGTAGAAAATGCCGAAATTTGGATTAACCCAAGTGCAAACCCTGACGGAACCTACCACAACAGCCCGGGAAACACTTCGGTAACTGGTTCAAGAAGAGGCAATGCCAACAATGTTGACTTAAACAGAAACTATCCAGATAACGTTCAAGGGGCACACACCGATGGCAATGCCTACCAAGTTGAAACCTTAGCATTTATGGCTTTGGCTGATGCCAATCATTTTGTTATATCTGCTAATTTCCATGGCGGAACAGAATTGGTAAACTACCCTTTTGACAATGCATACACTAGCCAATATACCCACCCTGACGGAGATTGGTTTGAATATACGGGCATCCAGTATGCAACACACGCCCAAAACGATAGCGATGCTTTAGGCGACACAACATACATGACAGCAGATGATGATAGCGATGTATATCCTAGCCCTGGCGTAACACATGGTGCTGAATGGTACCGTGTTTATGGCGGACGACAAGATTACATGAATTTTTATCATCAATGTAAAGAGATTACAGTAGAATTATCGGATACTAAAATTTTACCAGAAAGTCAGTTGGTAAACTATTGGCTATACAACCGCGATGCTTTATTAGATTTTTTAACACAAGGTACTTATGGATTTACAGGGGTGGTTAAAGATGCCAATACAAACAACCCTATAGAAGCCACAGTAACTATTGTGGGTCATGATGCTTATGGATCTCACACATACTCAGATGCTACACATGGCGATTTTTACAGACCCATTAAAGGGGGTGGTGACACAGATCCGAACACAACTGGTGATAATAACGCAACAGTGACTTACGATATTCTTTTTGAAGCAGATTGTTACCAATCCTTTACATTAACAAATCAAAGTATTGCTAATGACCAAAAGGTTGTATTACCAGATGTTTTATTAGTTCCTACAACTTCAGCTGTACCAACAAGTTTAGCTGCTTCTAGTATAAATTCTACTTCTGCAACCATGACATGGAGTTCTGGTTCTGGTGCTACTTTCGATCTTAGATATAGAGAAATTGGGGCTCCAACATGGATTGATGTTTTAGGAATTTCTTCCTCAACAAGTGATTTATCAGGGCTGAGTTCATCAACAAATTATGAAGTACAAGTAAGAAGTGTTTGTGATAGCTCAACGTCGTCATACACAAGTTCTACTAATTTTTCTACTACGGCTGTATCTTATTGCGCTTCTTTAGGGAACAATGCTGGAGCAACTGATGAATATATTAGCAACGTACAAGTAAAAACAATAAACAATAGCACAGGTAATGATCAATATTCCGATTATACAGCACAAATAGCAAATGTAGTATTGGGTGAATCGGTTTCAATATCAATTACACCAACATGGGGAGGTACACTTTACGATGAAGCCTATTCCGTTTGGATAGATTATAACGCAAATGGAGATTTTACTGATAGTGGAGAACAAGTGTGGACACAAAGTGCAACGCAAACCACTCCAGTTTCTGGCAATTTTACTATTCCATTAAGTGCAACATTAGGGTCTACGAGAATGAGGGTCTCAATGAAATATAATGGACTTCCTACTTCTTGTGAATCATTTCAATATGGTGAAGTAGAAGATTATACTATTAATATTACTAGCAACTTAACAACATGGTATCAAGATTCCGATGGCGATGGATTTGGAAATGCTGCTCTAACTCAAGACGCAGTTTCACAACCCGTGGGCTATGTAGCAAACAACACCGATTGCGACGATGGCAATGCCGCTATCAATGCACCGGTTACCTATTACGTAGATGCCGATGGCGATGGCTTCGGATCGACCACCACGGCCGAAATCTGCGCCACGTCCGCGCCTGCCGGATATAGCGATAACAACACCGATTGCGACGATGGCAATGCCGCGATTAATTCACCGGTAACTTATTATGTCGATGCCGATGGCGATGGCTTCGGATCGACCACCACGGCCGAATTGTGTGCTACTTCAGCACCTGCCGGATATAGCGATAACAACACCGATTGCGACGATGGCAATGCCGCTATCAATGCACCGGTAACCTATTACGTGGATGCCGATGGCGATGGCTTCGGATCGACCACCACGGCCGAACTATGCGCCACGTCCGCACCTGCCGGATATGCCGATAACAACACCGATTGCGATGATGGCAACGCTGCCATTAACAGTCCGGTAACCTATTACGTCGATGCCGATGGCGATGGCTTCGGATCGACCACCACGGCGGAACTCTGCGCCACCTCCGCGCCTGCCGGATATGCCGATAACAACACCGATTGTGATGATGGCAATGCCGCTATCAATGCACCGGTTACCTATTACGTGGATGCCGATGGCGATGGCTTCGGATCGACCACTACGGCCGAATTGTGTGCTACTTCAGCACCTGGCGGATATAGCGATAACAACACCGATTGCGACGATGGCAATGCCGCGATTAATTCACCGGTAACCTATTACGTGGATGCCGATGGCGATGGCTTCGGTTCGACCACCACGGCGGAAATCTGCGCCACGTCTGCGCCTGCCGGATATAGCAATAACAACACCGATTGTGATGATGGCAATGCGGCTATAAACAGTCCGGTTACCTATTACGTCGATGCCGACGGCGATGGCTTCGGATCGACCACCACGGCCGAACTCTGTGCCACGTCCGCGCCTGCCGGATATGCCGATAACAACACCGATTGCGACGATGGCAATGCCGCCATAAACAGTCCGGTAACCTATTACGTGGATGCCGATGGCGATGGTTTTGGATCGACCACCACGGCCGAACTCTGTGCCACGTCCGCACCTGCCGGATATAGCGATAACAACACCGATTGCGACGATGGCAATGCCGCCATAAACAGTCCGGTAACCTATTACGTGGATGCCGATGGCGACGGTTTTGGATCGACCACCACGGCCGAACTGTGTGCTACAACGGCACCTGCCGGGTATAGCGATAACAACACCGATTGTGACGATGGCAATGCCGCGATTAATTCACCGGTAACTTATTATGTCGATGCCGATGGCGATGGCTTCGGATCGACCACCACGGCCGAATTGTGTGCTACTTCAGCACCTGCCGGATATAGCGATAACAACACCGATTGTGACGATGGCAATGCCGCGATTAATTCACCGGTAACTTATTATGTCGATGCCGATGGCGATGGCTTCGGATCGACCACCACGGCCGAAATCTGCGCCACGTCCGCGCCTGCCGGATATAGCGATAACAACACCGATTGCGATGATGGCAATGCCGCTATCAACAGTCCGGTAACCTATTACGTCGATGCCGATGGCGATGGCTTCGGTTCGACAACTACGGCGGAACTCTGCGCCACGTCCGCGCCTGCCGGATATAGCGATAACAACACCGATTGCGACGATGGCAATGCTGCCATAAACAGTCCGGTAACCTATTACGTGGATGCCGATGGCGATGGCTTCGGTTCGACAACTACGGCGGAACTCTGCGCCACGTCCGCGCCTGCCGGATATAGCGATAACAACACCGATTGTGATGATGGCAATGCCGCCATAAACCCTGGAACTGCCGAAATTCCTGGTAATGGGATTGACGATGATTGTAATGCAGGAACACCCGATGGCACTTTAGGTATAGATGATGATTTTAATGAGAACAATGTGCTGATAACACCAAATCCTTTTAATGGAAATATTAGAATCAAGTTACCGCATAGTTATAATAATAGCGAATTTACAATCAAAATATATGATTTGAATGGGAGGCTGGTAGTAGATAAACAGTATTCTAGAATTAGCGGTACAATAAATATCTCTAGCTTAAACAATTTAGAGCAAGCACCGTACTTATTAAAAGTTATTAATAATAAAACAGGAGCAAGCCTAATGAAAAGATTAATTAAATATTAA
- a CDS encoding endonuclease/exonuclease/phosphatase family protein, whose translation MRTLFLLTLFILFTNCEKEQPHSFKVMAWNILHGANDISNGKENAIAIIKEIDPDVILMVETYGSGKYIADALGYNFHLIAPKETPLNDKGTNLSIFSKYPFGDRIDTEYPFYLGGREIIINNQKIRFLSNWFHYLPWNDAPENMGKTSEELLEWEKTGTRFNMVQNVLPYLKKYAKDTDAVPLIFGGDMNTPSHLDWGENTKTIHNNLVVPWQTTKELENLGLIDTYRSLNPNPLTHPGITWDSEGEVDEHRIDYIFYKGEKIRPIKSETYNAFFNKPITVNGSKVLYPSDHGIVVTTFQFN comes from the coding sequence ATGCGAACACTTTTCTTACTTACTCTATTTATTTTATTTACGAATTGTGAAAAAGAACAGCCACATAGCTTTAAAGTTATGGCGTGGAATATTTTACACGGCGCCAATGATATTTCCAATGGAAAGGAAAATGCCATAGCGATTATAAAAGAAATTGATCCAGACGTTATATTAATGGTTGAAACTTATGGTTCTGGAAAATATATTGCGGATGCTTTGGGGTATAATTTTCATCTCATTGCACCCAAAGAAACGCCTTTAAACGATAAAGGAACAAACCTGTCCATTTTTTCAAAATACCCTTTTGGGGATCGAATTGATACTGAATACCCTTTTTATTTGGGAGGCCGTGAGATTATTATCAACAATCAAAAGATTCGATTTTTATCCAATTGGTTTCATTATTTGCCATGGAACGATGCGCCGGAAAATATGGGTAAAACCAGCGAGGAACTTCTTGAATGGGAAAAAACAGGAACCCGTTTCAACATGGTTCAAAACGTATTGCCCTATTTAAAAAAGTATGCAAAAGACACCGATGCCGTACCTCTAATTTTTGGTGGCGATATGAATACACCTTCGCATTTAGATTGGGGCGAAAACACCAAAACCATACATAATAATTTGGTCGTGCCATGGCAAACTACCAAAGAACTGGAAAATTTAGGATTAATTGATACTTACCGAAGCTTAAACCCAAACCCATTAACACATCCAGGAATTACGTGGGATTCAGAGGGTGAAGTTGATGAGCATCGAATAGATTACATTTTTTACAAAGGCGAAAAAATAAGACCCATAAAATCTGAAACTTATAATGCCTTTTTTAATAAACCAATCACCGTAAACGGTAGCAAAGTCTTGTATCCTTCAGATCATGGCATTGTAGTTACCACTTTTCAATTCAATTAA
- a CDS encoding choice-of-anchor D domain-containing protein has protein sequence MKRIILSKCKHAFIIMFLFTTSFSYSQYCSSNGNSTSDEYIGRVQLSAIDNSSGVGTTSMGYSNFTAISTNLNTSTSYTITITPTWTGTIYSEGYSVWIDYNQDNDFTDSGEQVWTRSATTNTPVSGSFTVPATALAGNTRMRVSMKYNGIPTSCESFNYGEVEDYTVNIIGPSIPEINIIGNTNPVPHDATLSNTPSTTNDTDFGNVDVSFGTNANTFTIQNTGTGTLNLTGSPLVVIGGANPGDFAVTANPSTSVASSGNTTFTITFNPTVSGLRTATVSIANDDADENPYTFNIQGTGTTTLQEIDIMGNGNSVPHDATLTDIPTTTNDTDFGNVDVSFGTNANTFTIQNTGTGTLNLTGSPLVVIGGANPGDFAVTANPSASVASSGNTTFTITFNPTVSGLRTATVSIANDDADENPYTFNIQGTGTTTLQEIDIMGNGNSVPHDATLTDIPTTTNDTDFGNVNIAGSTNANTFTIYNLGTLANLNLTGSPLVQIGGADAADFTVTTAPSTPIASSSSTTFTITFDPTTVGIKNAWVSIANNDSTDSENPYTFNIRGTGVLVQAPGGVDADLELWLKGNDGLGYTDGQSVSVWSDQGNASDATVNTVGQEPTYYDNATQNINFNPVVNFDNLSTVSDSSYDYTQLPQEYLEGTSGFYSNEIFMVVIPNVTVDSSFGSMDIFCSDSNPSSQQNDGTGIGFGAYSQRFSGEVYCYARALSSGLNSGFGVAETGATTYTNAGIINTRHNVAANGQELYYNALDKVNTTSDAAAWGTITDGKFWIGRSEGWRASLDGRVAEIITYSSRKNDADLTQERNRIQSYLAIKYGITLGVNGTSQDYVDSDGNVIWDQSANSGYNYDIAGIGRDDKSELNQKQSSSIHNNTDIDGPIEGILTIGLSDIYTTNNLNTSTFANDKEFLTWGNNGVDLNLAASVINVDMSAGIGGLSTPVTFTGMQRIWKVVENGGDIPSCKVRIPQNAIRNITPPGSYLMFISNTPVFDPTADYRVLTPDGSGNLETDYDFDGIKYITFGYAPQVIVERSVYFDGLVDYIDVEDYLDLNTTEFTISAWIKRDTGTTNASIVSKRDAANTEGYDFRINGSGQFEFSLNGGTATITSSVAIPENEWHQVAVIYNSGTATLYIDGVADTSASSLPAPVATTQSFIIAAADGYDPDTTDFFAGNIDEVRIWDVALTQNQLRYIMNQEIIDAAIVPTPTLIKGDIIPTTITNNEIAPIPWASLAGYYPMSVYTYTNTNDMSGNNHQGALRNLDTVDYQTAPFPYESQAAGSWDADATWLNNTVQTLPNALSIVDGTTPIDWNIVEINNDVYLGASPTGARSRDCTVEGLIINSGNLQVNGNTATNDGIALTVSHYLKLDGSIDLEGESQLIQTDGSDLDPTSSGTLERDQQGTSNTYLYNYWCSPVGVSNATTNNNSYTLQDVITNVGFISSGYNGTASPVRNADYWIWKYANLTGDEYSLWQHIRSTGTLNTGEGFTMKGPGTATPDQNYILQGKPNNGDFTLTIGAGNEYLVGNPYPSAMDADEFIRDNISATDGGNVGNTDNVINGALYFWDHFANNTHALAEYEGGYATYTLMGGAVAISNDTRINASGQTGSKTPQRYIPVGQGFFVSSIADASLVGAPNDPGITQPVVGGTIQFKNSQRAFMKEGAAQSLFVKNGSKTKTTAKNQNNDTRQKIRLMFESPDGYHRQLLVGVDDNASNNFDLGYDALLNESNKEDMYWQFNNAKLIIQAVNNFNEDQELPLGITTHKDGLATIRIDVLENIKTETNIYLHDKDLNIYHNLKDGHYQVYLTRGEYSNRFQITFKDDTSKALGTDDFENANLDVYFSNEKESFIIHNPDLKYIESVTVYNILGQSIYSFNSKSQENYIAHKTKSIRTGVYIVKMKTDQGVISKKILIK, from the coding sequence ATGAAAAGGATCATTCTCTCTAAATGTAAACATGCGTTTATCATAATGTTTTTGTTTACAACAAGTTTTTCATATTCGCAATACTGTTCTTCCAATGGCAATAGCACTAGCGATGAGTATATTGGAAGGGTACAATTAAGTGCTATTGACAACTCATCTGGCGTAGGCACAACAAGCATGGGCTACTCAAATTTCACTGCTATTTCAACTAACCTGAATACCAGCACAAGCTATACAATAACCATAACGCCTACATGGACAGGTACTATTTATTCGGAAGGTTATTCGGTTTGGATAGATTACAACCAAGACAATGATTTTACAGATAGCGGCGAGCAAGTCTGGACTCGATCGGCTACGACGAACACACCTGTTTCCGGGTCTTTTACTGTTCCAGCAACCGCATTAGCTGGAAACACTAGAATGCGGGTATCGATGAAGTACAATGGCATTCCAACATCTTGTGAAAGTTTTAATTACGGAGAGGTTGAAGACTACACAGTAAATATTATTGGCCCATCAATTCCCGAAATAAATATAATAGGTAATACCAATCCCGTTCCGCATGATGCTACATTGAGCAATACCCCTTCAACTACCAATGATACCGATTTTGGAAATGTAGATGTTTCCTTTGGTACTAATGCAAACACTTTTACCATACAAAACACGGGCACAGGAACGCTTAACTTAACAGGAAGTCCTTTAGTAGTTATTGGTGGTGCAAACCCGGGTGATTTTGCGGTCACTGCGAATCCATCTACATCCGTAGCATCTAGTGGTAACACAACTTTTACCATTACCTTTAACCCTACGGTTTCAGGCTTAAGAACAGCTACGGTTAGTATAGCAAATGATGATGCAGACGAAAACCCATATACTTTTAATATTCAAGGTACAGGTACAACGACATTACAAGAAATAGATATTATGGGCAATGGCAATAGCGTTCCACATGATGCAACTTTAACTGATATTCCCACAACTACAAATGATACCGATTTTGGAAATGTAGATGTTTCCTTTGGTACTAATGCAAACACTTTTACCATACAAAACACGGGCACAGGAACGCTTAACTTAACAGGAAGTCCTTTAGTAGTTATTGGTGGTGCAAACCCGGGTGATTTTGCGGTCACTGCGAATCCATCTGCATCCGTAGCATCTAGTGGTAACACAACTTTTACCATTACCTTTAACCCTACGGTTTCAGGCTTAAGAACAGCTACGGTTAGTATAGCAAATGATGATGCAGACGAAAACCCATATACTTTTAATATTCAAGGTACAGGTACAACGACATTACAAGAAATAGATATTATGGGCAATGGCAATAGCGTTCCACATGATGCAACTTTAACTGATATTCCCACAACTACAAATGATACCGATTTTGGAAATGTAAACATTGCAGGTAGCACTAATGCCAACACCTTTACTATTTATAACTTGGGTACGCTTGCTAATCTAAACTTAACAGGGTCACCATTAGTTCAAATTGGTGGTGCAGATGCCGCAGACTTTACAGTAACAACTGCGCCATCAACCCCAATTGCATCAAGTAGCAGTACAACTTTCACCATAACTTTCGACCCAACAACCGTAGGCATTAAAAATGCTTGGGTTTCTATTGCAAATAACGATTCAACCGATAGCGAAAACCCGTATACTTTTAATATTAGAGGTACGGGTGTTCTTGTTCAAGCACCAGGCGGTGTTGATGCGGATTTAGAGTTATGGTTAAAAGGTAATGATGGATTAGGTTATACTGATGGCCAGAGCGTAAGTGTGTGGTCAGATCAAGGGAATGCTTCAGATGCCACTGTAAATACAGTTGGTCAAGAGCCAACATATTATGATAATGCTACACAAAACATCAACTTCAATCCGGTTGTAAACTTTGACAACCTTTCTACGGTATCAGATAGTAGCTACGATTACACGCAATTACCTCAAGAATATCTGGAAGGCACTTCTGGTTTTTACAGTAACGAAATTTTTATGGTTGTAATTCCTAATGTAACAGTTGATTCAAGTTTTGGTAGTATGGATATTTTTTGCTCAGATTCCAATCCCTCATCACAACAAAATGATGGTACTGGAATTGGTTTTGGTGCCTATTCTCAACGATTTAGCGGAGAAGTTTATTGCTACGCTCGTGCCTTATCAAGTGGGTTAAACTCAGGGTTTGGTGTTGCAGAAACTGGTGCTACTACCTATACCAATGCAGGTATAATTAACACAAGACATAATGTTGCTGCAAATGGTCAAGAGCTATATTATAATGCCCTAGACAAAGTAAACACAACTTCTGATGCCGCAGCTTGGGGCACAATAACCGATGGTAAATTTTGGATTGGACGTAGTGAAGGCTGGAGAGCCAGTCTTGACGGAAGGGTAGCTGAAATCATTACGTATTCATCCCGTAAAAACGATGCTGACCTAACCCAAGAACGCAACAGAATACAATCGTACTTAGCTATTAAATACGGCATCACATTAGGTGTAAACGGTACATCGCAAGATTATGTAGATAGTGATGGTAATGTTATTTGGGATCAATCAGCAAACTCAGGATATAATTATGACATTGCTGGTATTGGTCGTGACGATAAATCAGAATTGAACCAAAAACAATCCAGCAGTATTCACAATAACACTGATATTGATGGGCCTATTGAAGGCATATTAACTATAGGATTATCCGATATTTATACCACTAACAATTTAAATACAAGCACTTTTGCAAACGATAAAGAGTTTTTAACTTGGGGAAACAATGGTGTCGATTTAAACTTAGCAGCTTCAGTAATTAATGTTGATATGAGTGCTGGTATTGGAGGCTTAAGTACGCCTGTTACTTTTACAGGTATGCAGCGCATTTGGAAAGTAGTAGAAAATGGTGGCGATATCCCTTCTTGCAAAGTGAGAATACCTCAAAACGCAATAAGGAATATTACCCCGCCAGGGAGTTATTTAATGTTCATTTCTAATACACCCGTTTTCGACCCGACTGCAGATTATAGAGTGCTAACTCCTGACGGAAGCGGTAATTTAGAAACAGATTATGATTTTGATGGTATAAAATACATCACTTTTGGCTATGCGCCTCAGGTAATCGTTGAGCGTTCTGTTTATTTTGATGGTTTAGTTGATTATATAGATGTTGAGGATTATTTAGATTTAAACACTACCGAATTTACCATTTCTGCATGGATTAAAAGAGACACTGGAACAACAAACGCTTCCATCGTTTCAAAAAGAGATGCTGCTAATACGGAAGGATACGATTTTAGAATCAATGGTTCCGGCCAATTTGAGTTTTCCCTAAATGGCGGCACAGCAACTATTACATCATCCGTCGCTATACCAGAAAACGAATGGCACCAGGTAGCCGTAATTTATAATAGCGGTACGGCCACATTGTATATAGATGGTGTTGCCGATACTTCTGCATCATCACTACCGGCTCCTGTGGCTACAACCCAATCATTTATTATTGCTGCAGCAGATGGTTACGATCCAGACACCACAGATTTCTTTGCAGGTAATATTGATGAAGTTCGTATTTGGGATGTGGCACTAACACAAAACCAGTTGCGCTATATCATGAATCAAGAAATTATTGATGCTGCTATTGTACCTACGCCCACTCTGATTAAAGGCGATATCATACCAACAACCATTACAAATAACGAAATTGCTCCTATTCCTTGGGCAAGTTTAGCTGGATATTACCCCATGTCTGTATATACCTATACCAACACCAATGATATGTCTGGCAACAATCATCAAGGAGCTCTAAGAAATTTAGATACCGTAGATTATCAAACAGCACCATTCCCCTACGAATCGCAAGCTGCTGGTTCATGGGATGCCGATGCAACATGGCTAAACAATACGGTACAAACATTACCTAACGCGCTTTCTATTGTTGATGGCACTACGCCTATCGATTGGAATATTGTTGAAATTAACAACGATGTTTATTTAGGCGCATCACCAACAGGAGCCCGATCTAGAGACTGTACGGTGGAAGGTTTAATTATAAACAGTGGCAATTTACAAGTCAACGGAAACACAGCAACAAACGATGGCATAGCCTTAACCGTATCCCATTACTTAAAACTTGATGGCAGCATAGATTTAGAAGGCGAATCGCAACTAATCCAAACCGATGGTAGCGATTTAGACCCTACCAGTTCCGGAACACTTGAAAGAGACCAACAAGGAACCTCCAACACCTATTTGTACAACTATTGGTGCTCGCCTGTAGGTGTAAGCAATGCTACAACAAACAACAACAGCTATACTTTACAAGATGTCATTACCAATGTAGGCTTTATTAGTTCGGGTTACAATGGTACGGCCTCTCCGGTTAGAAATGCCGATTATTGGATTTGGAAATATGCCAATTTAACCGGTGATGAATACTCACTATGGCAACATATAAGAAGTACCGGGACTTTAAATACTGGTGAAGGATTTACTATGAAAGGCCCAGGTACGGCAACACCAGACCAAAACTACATATTGCAAGGAAAACCAAACAATGGCGACTTCACACTAACAATAGGTGCTGGCAATGAATATTTAGTAGGAAATCCATATCCATCAGCTATGGATGCCGATGAGTTTATTAGAGACAACATTAGCGCTACCGATGGCGGAAATGTGGGTAACACAGACAATGTGATTAACGGCGCCTTATATTTCTGGGATCATTTTGCCAACAATACACATGCCTTAGCCGAATACGAAGGTGGTTATGCCACCTACACCTTAATGGGTGGCGCTGTGGCTATTTCAAACGATACAAGAATCAATGCATCCGGACAAACAGGAAGCAAGACGCCACAACGCTATATTCCAGTTGGACAAGGGTTCTTTGTATCTTCTATTGCTGATGCCTCTTTGGTTGGCGCACCAAACGACCCCGGAATTACCCAACCCGTAGTAGGTGGTACTATTCAGTTTAAAAATAGTCAACGTGCATTTATGAAAGAAGGTGCTGCCCAGTCCTTATTTGTTAAAAATGGTTCTAAAACCAAGACTACTGCCAAAAACCAAAATAACGACACGCGACAAAAAATAAGATTGATGTTTGAGTCTCCCGATGGATACCACCGTCAACTCCTTGTTGGCGTGGATGATAATGCATCGAATAATTTTGATTTAGGCTATGATGCACTGCTTAACGAAAGCAACAAAGAGGATATGTATTGGCAGTTTAACAATGCAAAACTTATTATTCAGGCGGTTAATAATTTTAATGAGGACCAAGAGCTTCCATTAGGCATTACAACCCATAAAGATGGATTGGCAACCATAAGAATTGATGTTTTAGAAAACATAAAAACAGAAACCAACATCTATTTACACGATAAAGATTTAAACATTTATCACAATTTAAAAGATGGTCATTATCAAGTTTATTTAACTCGGGGAGAATATTCTAATCGCTTTCAAATCACCTTTAAAGATGATACCTCGAAAGCCTTAGGGACAGACGATTTTGAAAACGCGAACCTCGACGTTTATTTTTCGAACGAAAAAGAAAGCTTTATTATACACAACCCCGATTTAAAATATATAGAGTCGGTAACTGTTTACAATATCTTAGGGCAGTCTATTTACAGTTTTAACAGTAAATCCCAAGAAAACTATATAGCACATAAAACAAAAAGTATTAGAACGGGCGTTTACATTGTAAAAATGAAAACAGACCAGGGCGTAATTTCTAAAAAAATATTGATAAAATAG